The Echeneis naucrates chromosome 23, fEcheNa1.1, whole genome shotgun sequence genome has a segment encoding these proteins:
- the fgd6 gene encoding FYVE, RhoGEF and PH domain-containing protein 6, with protein MSTGVKKPPLAPKPKLPANTKPSPPPIAPKPGLLTQSSSSVVSQPSPSTLKRTKPAVAPKPCITKSAASSPPVSPPPPKPSKPQILSQEQQEALDDSLSLLNSKNGILSESSKRESDYIIPTCSCGLRDCSQCQHLENGSVTEIGSDLHKDLLQNGISTEGFEGTRSHEKADNREEGVPLEKGEGGGISKKPRDKPQRQRHLDRGLINKEEQRGKDAQAVRHQETVKPDVSKAVVHTEDQITHLTDSTPACDVAGSIIVFSSVTPHEFPAESLHVEYSEPDNKASPTRLHPDLQVPAAPSKPLPVPQPRKLKKPGLVRQDGVEGGAQDLVGEEQKRHSEVREAEGRLSLAALSFSSDGEELKQDTSDDSQPQKDSCVGDEEAGAPVPPPRQTSLSPRLHRTVYRPHSLNKNTSHSLDLLSEPESMSHKKEGEQHRVEEDEEDGYGDFERYPITHSLPKQIKLGCHPPLANSRKAFSAEDQPSPRAPPRKPQRHSLPAPPPPSICPPAPPHANTPMRELPAPPQEKTAWRFTRPCVTFFSRQMPTRSSVPPKSRAPALGGKQRAQSFSAADLATRANSQKRGLSFRKLLELRLSVKMLPKLLAKGGQSLDCTSVDSNRGERSLGRPNSCIGEADFCGEGGEGSVEYENVPLYEEIPEYMNLPFHSARLGWPNDPDAADIYEVQDPYQRCQDHEYESGWLRQDVHSEEEEIHSSDEEDNSSTSSKEHLDEADRQQEDEMKRKKVVHIAQEIMSSEKVFVDVLKLLHIDFRDAVAKATRQNGKPVVDERILNQILYYLPQLYQLNRDLQRELEERVAHWSDHQRLSDIFVQKGPYLKMYSTYIRQFDNNVALLDEQCRKNPAFAAVVREFEMSPRCASLALKHYLLKPVQRIPQYQLLLTDYLKNLPEDSEDYKDTQAALSIVKEVANHANDIMKQGDNFQKLMQIQYSLNGHHEIVQPGRVFLKEGTLMKLSRKVMQPRMFFLFNDALMYTTPVQSGQYKLNSVLSLAGMKVSKPSQEAYQNELNIESVERSFILSASSATERDEWLEAIAKAIDDYTKKKITFISSRSQEEAEGVVDSGAPLGSKAPIWIPDLRATMCMICTCEFTLTWRRHHCRACGKVVCQACSANKYYLEYLKNQPARVCDHCFAKLQENSDRCASTSVSPIKSGAFSFTRKQKKIPAALKEVSANTENSSMSGYLNRSKGNKKQWKRLWFVIKNKVLYTYAASEDVAALESQPLLGFFLREEKNGPAQKLQFKLYHKNTLFYIFKADDIPTAQRWIEAFQEAMILEQ; from the exons ATGAGCACAG GTGTGAAGAAACCTCCGTTAGCTCCCAAACCTAAACTCCCTGCTAACACCAAGCCCTCTCCCCCACCCATTGCCCCCAAGCCGGGCCTGCTCACCCAGTCTTCATCTTCAGTTGTCTCCCAACCTTCCCCTTCCACCCTCAAGAGGACAAAACCGGCTGTTGCCCCTAAACCATGCATTACCAAATCTGCAGCCTCCTCTCCGCCTGTTTCACCCCCTCCACCCAAACCAAGCAAACCCCAGATTCTATCTCAGGAACAGCAGGAAGCTTTGGACGACAGCCTCTCACTTCTCAACTCCAAAAATGGGATTTTATCAGAGTCTAGCAAGCGCGAATCGGACTACATTATTCCCACCTGCTCCTGTGGGCTCCGGGACTGCTCCCAGTGCCAGCACTTGGAAAATGGAAGTGTTACTGAGATTGGGAGCGATTTGCACAAAGATCTGCTGCAGAATGGGATTTCTACAGAGGGGTTTGAAGGGACAAGGTCACATGAGAAAGCAGACAACCGCGAGGAGGGAGTACCTTTGGAGAAGGGTGAAGGTGGAGGAATCAGCAAAAAGCCCAGGGATAAACCTCAAAGACAGAGACACCTGGACAGGGGGTTGATAAacaaagaggagcagagggggaaAGATGCACAGGCTGTCAGGCATCAGGAGACGGTCAAACCTGATGTTTCAAAAGCTGTTGTACACACTGAGGatcaaatcacacatttaacaGACTCTACGCCAGCCTGTGATGTTGCAGGCAGCATCATTGTCTTCTCAAGTGTCACTCCTCATGAGTTTCCTGCTGAATCCTTACATGTAGAGTACAGCGAGCCTGATAACAAAGCCTCGCCTACTAGGTTACATCCTGATCTACAGGTCCCTGCTGCCCCAAGTAAGCCCCTCCCAGTCCCTCAACCACGAAAACTTAAAAAGCCAGGCCTGGTACGACAGGATGGCGTGGAGGGCGGTGCCCAGGATCTGGTGGGGGAGGAACAAAAACGACACAGCGAGGTGCGAGAGGCTGAGGGAAGACTGAGTCTGGCAGCTCTGTCTTTCAGCTCAGATGGTGAGGAGCTCAAACAGGACACAAGTGACGACTCTCAACCCCAAAAAGACTCATGTGTCGGAGATGAAGAGGCAGGCGcgcctgttcctcctcctcgACAGACCTCACTCTCGCCTCGCCTCCATAGAACAGTGTACAGACCCCACTCactcaacaaaaacacctcCCACTCCTTAGATCTGCTCTCAGAACCTGAGTCAATGAGCCACAAAAAGGAGGGGGAGCAGCACcgggtggaggaggatgaagaggacgGGTACGGTGACTTTGAGCGGTACCCGATCACTCACAGCCTCCCCAAGCAGATCAAACTGGGCTGCCACCCTCCCCTGGCTAACTCCAGGAAAGCTTTCTCTGCAGAGGATCAGCCATCACCCAGGGCGCCACCTAGAAAACCCCAAAGACACAGCTTGCCGgcaccccctcctccctccatctgcccACCAGCACCTCCACACGCCAACACCCCGATGAGGGAGCTGCCCGCACCCCCCCAGGAAAAAACAGCCTGGCGCTTCACTCGACCCTGCGTGACCTTCTTCAGCCGGCAGATGCCCACCCGGAGCAGCGTGCCACCAAAGAGCCGAGCTCCAGCGCTCGGGGGCAAGCAGAGGGCGCAGTCCTTCTCTGCAGCAGACCTGGCAACCCGGGCCAACTCTCAAAAGAGGGGCCTCTCTTTCCGGAAGCTTTTGGAGCTCAGGCTGTCTGTCAAGATGCTGCCAAAGCTGCTTGCCAAGGGAGGGCAGTCCCTGGACTGTACCAGTGTGGACTCAAACCGGGGGGAAAGAAGCCTGGGGCGGCCCAATAGCTGCATAGGGGAGGCAGATTTTTGTGGAGAAGGTGGAGAGGGATCGGTGGAGTATGAGAACGTTCCTCTTTACGAGGAGATCCCCGAGTACATGAACCTGCCGTTTCACAGTGCGAGGCTGGGGTGGCCAAACGACCCCGATGCAGCCGACATCTATGAAGTGCAGGATCCGTATCAGAGATGCCAAGACCATGAATATGAGAG CGGCTGGCTGAGGCAGGACGTCcactctgaggaggaggagatccaCAGTTCAGATGAAGAGGACAacagctccacctccagcaAGGAGCACCTGGAcgaggcagacagacag caagaggatgagatgaagaggaagaaggtggTGCACATCGCCCAGGAGATTATGAGCTCGGAGAAAGT GTTTGTGGACGTCCTGAAGCTTCTCCACATA GACTTTCGGGATGCTGTTGCCAAGGCAACACGGCAGAATGGGAAGCCTGTGGTGGATGAACGGATCCTCAATCAGATCCTGTATTACCTTCCACAACTGTACCAGCTCAACAGGGACctgcagagagagctggaggagagagtgGCACACTG GAGCGATCACCAGAGACTGTCGGACATTTTTGTCCAGAAGGGGCCGTACCTGAAGATGTACTCCACCTACATACGTCAGTTCGACAACAACGTGGCGCTGTTAGATGAACAGTGCAGGAAAAACCCTGCTTTTGCTGCAGTTGTCCGGGAGTTTGAG aTGAGTCCAAGATGTGCCAGCCTGGCTCTGAAACACTACCTGCTGAAGCCAGTGCAGAGAATCCCTCAGTACCAGCTGCTGCTCACAG ACTATCTGAAGAACCTTCCAGAGGACTCAGAGGATTATAAAGACACACAAG CTGCCCTCAGTATAGTGAAGGAAGTGGCCAACCACGCAAATGATATTATGAAACAAGGG GATAACTTTCAGAAGCTGATGCAGATTCAGTACAGTCTCAATGGTCACCATGAGATCGTCCAGCCAGGCAGA GTGTTTCTGAAGGAGGGAACTCTGATGAAACTGTCCAGGAAGGTAATGCAGCCGCGGATGTTTTTTCTG TTTAATGATGCACTCATGTACACCACTCCAGTCCAGTCTGGCCAGTATAAACTCAACAGCGTCCTCTCTCTGGCTGGGATGAAG GTGAGTAAGCCCAGTCAGGAGGCCTATCAGAACGAGCTGAACATTGAAAGTGTTGAACGCTCCTTCATCCTGTCTGCCAG ctcagccacagagagagacgAGTGGCTGGAGGCCATCGCCAAGGCCATAGATGActacacaaagaagaaaatcacCTTCATATCAAGTCGAAGCCAAGAGGAG GCTGAGGGTGTTGTTGACAGCGGGGCCCCATTAGGCTCAAAGGCCCCCATCTGGATCCCAGACCTGAGGGCCACCATGTGCATGATCTGCACCTGTGAGTTCACCCTGACGTGGAGGAGGCATCACTGCCGCGCCTGTGGAAAG gTGGTCTGTCAGGCATGTTCCGCAAATAAGTACTACCTGGAGTACTTGAAGAACCAGCCGGCACGTGTGTGTGATCATTGCTTTGCCAAACTCCAGGAGAACA GTGATCGATGTGCCTCAACGTCAGTCTCTCCTATTAAATCTGGAGCATTTTCCTTCACtagaaaacagaagaagattCCTGCTGCACTAAAAGAG GTTTCTGCCAACACAGAGAACTCTTCCATGAGCGGCTACTTAAACAGGTCAAAGGGCAACAAGAAGCAGTGGAAGAGGCTGTGGTTTGTCATCAAGAATAAAGTCCTGTACACCTACGCTGCCAGCGAG GATGTCGCGGCTTTGGAGAGCCAGCCGCTGTTGGGTTTTTtcctgagggaggagaagaacGGGCCGGCTCAGAAGCTGCAGTTCAAACTGTACCACAAAAACACGCTGTTTTACATCTTTAAAGCTGACGACATCCCCACCGCACAAAG ATGGATTGAGGCATTTCAAGAGGCAATGATCCTGGAACAGTAA
- the ndufa12 gene encoding NADH dehydrogenase [ubiquinone] 1 alpha subcomplex subunit 12, with translation MAEYLNIARRALGQLGGHGGVRGFLLQLFRVNDVKTGALIGADKYGNKYYEDKKHYFFGRHRWVIYTTEMNGKKTLWDVDGSMVPAEWHRWLHCMTDDPPTTHPPEPKKFLAEVHQFNVSGSPQQYVPYSTTCKKIHEWVPPKAGAQ, from the exons ATGGCGGAGTATTTGAACATCGCTCGAAGGGCTCTGGGACAGTTAGGAGGTCACGGCGGAGTCCGAGGTTTCCTGCTGCAGTTGTTCCG GGTGAATGACGTGAAGACAGGAGCTCTGATCGGTGCCGATAAATATGGGAACAAATACTACGAAGACAAGAAGCACTACTTCTTCG GACGTCACCGCTGGGTGATCTACACCACAGAGATGAACGGGAAGAAAACACTGTGGGACGTGGACGGCAGCATGGTGCCAGCTGAATG gcaccGCTGGCTGCACTGCATGACTGacgacccccccaccacacatCCGCCGGAGCCCAAGAAGTTCCTGGCTGAAGTTCACCAGTTCAACGTGAGCGGCAGCCCCCAGCAGTACGTGCCCTACTCCACCACCTGCAAGAAGATCCACGAGTGGGTTCCACCCAAAGCTGGAGCtcagtga